The DNA sequence ACTTTTGTACTCGTCATGACCACCTCTATAAATATAggtaacatcatatatattcttaattttaaaatatattatatattatattaaaaaataattatttgtatatGCCCTAATAAAAAGACAAGTTTCACACAATTCTTTTGTAAAGATAAATTATAGAAGAGTCTATTCATTTTCAGTGCCCGATACACTTCTTCAGAAATTATtttggatattgagttgagttgagatgaaaattaaaaattaagtaaaatattgttagaatattattttttaatattattattattataggatttgaaaatgttgaattgtttattatattttatgttaaaatttaaaaaagttataatgattaaatgagataagttgaagATAGCTTGGGATCCAAACGGGCAGGGCCTTCAATAGGAGACAACTCGTCGATCTATCGTATTTGGGATTTGTAACCAGCTAGcaatattactctatattaaatacatgatataaatcttgctttcaaatttaattatgGTCCAGATATATGATGATCATCGGTACTTAATATTCTtgattttggaatgaaattataattatttataacataattaatctttttcatttaaaataaatcagtCAAAGAGCACATAATTTGAATTAAAGGACtcgttaaaataaattatcagtACATGTACTGCATTATTGaaggaaaatatgaaaatataaactttttttttaggtTATAAAGTTTTATTAGGAAAACAAATCAAGGGTCCGTAAATGGAAATGAGTTGAATGTGCCAACTAGATCATATAGCCCCGgattaatttcataattttttcactttttattacttattttttcaaaaaaaaaaaaaaatacactaaaagaAATCTGGTCTTTTATGACGATTTGATTATTGCTGTAAAAGAAATCACCGCAATATCGCAATAGTACTTTATTACAATATTGCCGTGCATATTAATCGCAAATGCATGTGGTTTGATTATTGTTGTGAACGGTACTCATGCTTTTGCAGCGACGATGATTTTTCCGCCACAACTTCTCCTCCAACAGTCCAACTTATTATTGACAATTGTAACAATTCGTCGCATTAAACTTGTCGAATCCTACTTTGGCATCCAAAGTGCATTGAGCTAAATACGAACGAGAAAAACTTTTTCCATCGAAAtagaccattttttttttttttttgtgacttTAGGTGCTGAAAAAATGggtatttcttgtagtgattgtTTTCGAAccattttcaaaaagaaaatgataggattattatttttttattatctatttgtCACTTTTTTTTGTacgtatttgatttttttaatttttaattttacttaatagttaagaaagtgataattaattagtaaaattatatatatattaaattttttaatagttaagtatgttaaaaaaatacttaaaagaaaattattaaaaaaataaaaaattcttaatatCTTATAAGCAGTAAATGGCCTTTGGGAATTATGTGATAATTAATATATGTGAGATTtcaatgtaattaattatttgaataaatgatcatttagtcgatcaaatataatatatatatatatatattatattctgtaTTGATCAAAGCTAGCTAATTTTTAATCTTTATAATTAATCCCATCCGTTACTATATAGATAGGAAGCTTCTTTCAATTCCTATGATCCCCACCTGATTCGAAGGTGATATACAGGAATTAAATAGTCACAAAATCAAATCAGTGATCTGATTACTTAATCATAAAAGTCTCTTGCCAGTATTTTTTACGTTATATTTTttctgtttattaaaaaaacttacGCTACAAGAAAACTACTTAGTCATggtcagtttttttttataaaaataattatattctattaaaatgaGTCTGTTTTGATcataaatagttatttttatcgCATATAATTATCGGTcacaaatgatatatatatatatatatatatatatatattttgtaatgaaTTACACACGCACATGTTTATATAGCAGCTGTGCATGATATAATTCAAGCCATGCAAAGTCGaacttgttgaacccaagatttcaagttttgtgtaattatatatttacacatagattttgatgataacaaatgaattcaaagaataaagaagtctcaagctcaagttgtctacacaatggagtcaagcacatcaaggaaacaagcatgcgcaagaagggaacaagttcacattaaaattatagagtaatgttgtaaatctcttcaaattttgaaattatgattaatgctcaaaattaatattttatcataaagcattaaaatacattttccacatgtgcatgaatatttttaaaaattaaatttgaaaattttgaaagatgattgattgtcatcttttacatgtgcatgccttgattaaagggttgaactttgaaaatattaaagatgattgattgtcatctttcacatgtgcatgttttatttgaatattttcaaaagtgattgatgcttttttagacttatacaaaaagtaaaagattaggtttgaattttttgaaaatgaaagtgtgctcattttgtcatatgccaaaagtaaaatattaggtttgatttttttgaaaaagtgaatgatgttgtctttgacaattgaaaaagaagaacattttatttgaattctttgaaaaagtgaatgatgttgtctttgacaattgaaaaagaagaagcttttatttgaattttttgaaaaagtgaatgatgttgtctttgacatgtgaatctttttaaatttgaatatgaagtctcatatgtctataaatagatcatttgagagcttcacattcacaacaccaagagcatacaacattcattcaaaactttcattctctcttctctaagcattgagccttaatccttgttcattttgagaaatatagtttacgctgtattgttcttatttcactcattgaagagtgttttctgataacctacccactatcagcttttgtattagaaaaagggtgtgtataacccttgtgtgtgtagaaagtattctacacggggaataattgaatcaccatgtgtaaggtgattgcaagtgtagagagtgttctacacggatcctttgtagcggtgttgttcaaaggtgtaataggtttctatctccacctgaaagatgttgaatagtgaatttgggaatcctcaaggggtagcttgaggcgaggacgtaggcagtggagccgaacctcattaacatactgggtttgcttctctcttacccttactctttatattattgttatttcatattttgtttatattttatattaaatatttgatttataattgttatttttttttatacaactcaattcaccccccctcttgtgttagtcatctagacAACAGAACTTATTCTCCAatataatcaaaatgattttcctttattgcaaacatttaaaaaaaaaaaagccaagaaAGAATAATTGCACTAATTCATGAATATAAAGCCATCTTCTTGACAATAATTTGAATATCTTGATTAATAATTAACACATTTAAAGCTCCTTTAGACATTCAgaatatctataaataataattagatgattttttaataataattaaattatttgagttaagatgttgaGTAAAACGCAATACAATTTGCATGCATGGGTATACTTTTGTACTCATGGTgaccacctatatatatatatataaatatagtaagatattcttaattttaaaagatactatatatattatattagaatgcAATGATTTGTATAAGGCCCGCGGCATAGTCCCATTGTCAAAAAGTAATcacaccataaaaaaaaaaaaaagtatatatataatatttttaattaataggaTCCACTTTTTACAAATTAAGAGCTTGCATGAAACAACTTGTCTAAGATTTATATCTAACAAGTaataagtaatgttatatacagtcgtgtGAGTATTCAAATACcctatagtttttttaaaaaaaagtataatttattattaaaaattaatttatttttatataaattttatatttatttatttttttaaattattatttatttttaaattattttttaaattatgaaagTATCATTGCTCTAAAATAAATCAGCAGTACTGAAATATTATTGAACGAAAATATGAAACTATAAAGGGTAAAAGGAGAAGAAATTTTTGCCAAATTGATGGTCGTATTATTTGGCTATGCTACCGATGGATAAAGTTAATCCAGTATATATCAAAGCAAGTCCCATTTCCAAACACCAGATATGATCAAAGCTGGCCATGGATAATCCATTCAATCCCGCTCCCGCTCAAAATAAAATTGCCATACAGAggactctctctttctctctcctctttctcggtctctctctctgtgttctCTGCTATTGCAGAATAGGAAAAAGGAAGTGGATATGGCCGTAACGAGCCTCGGCATCTGTGCTCGCACTTCTTCGGCTTCTCTAAGCCTTCTGAGCTCACTGCCACGGTCACCACTTAGGGTTTCTTGCTATTCTCCTCAGCTCTCTCCGTCTCCTATCGACAAAACCTTGACACAGATTCAGAATTCTGGCGTCATCGCTTGCCTTCGTGCCAATAGGTCTCCTCACTCTCCTATACGTGCCTTCTTAATTGCGAGACTTTTTCTTTGAAGTCGCTTGACGTGTTACCTGTATAGAGAGTCGAGACTAAACTGTATGTTTACGTGGTAGTATGTCTTCTTAGTCGGTCTGTGTCCTAAATTGAGCTTGGCAATCTCTGTGTAGACAACGGCTTATTTTACTCTTTTGTCTTGGATAGTGCGGAGCAGGCATTGAAAGCTGCTCGAGCTGCACTTAGCGGGGGCATCTCAGTTGTGAGTCTTCTTTTCGGTTCAAaattttattctctctctttattattcAATCGAcgttcttttctttcttatgaATTAATAATTCTTGCTTCTGTTGAAGCTTCAAGGTTGATCAGAATGATCCGAAAAGGTGAATTGGCTGCATTTGTTATGGGTAGTATAGAAGAACTCACCCACTTAGATGGCATATTTCCTATTATGTGAATTGCAGTTACTTTATTCTCGCCATTACTTGGTCTCTTGTAATTTGAATGTCTGACAATCTTTGCCTGCTCACTTGGAAATGTTTCCTTTATGTTTACAGTTTTGTAAAGAGATTCGCTCTAATTTATTCTCGTTTTGCCATTActgtatgtattttttttttttttcactagtgatggtttctaatttttctctttcttgatATGTAGCTGGAGATTGTTATGTCCACCCCTGGTGTATTTGAGGTTGTTTTGGAActgtatatttttaatttctccaATTGGCTCCGACAGAGTGTTTATGTGCTTTTATTCTCATTCGCACAGGTTCTACAGCAGTTAGTGCAGGAGAATCCTAATCCAGCCTTAGGAGTAATAATCtttctatctccatctgaaTTTACTAGCATATCGTTTTATGCTCATTTTGAGTTCAATTGAGCGTGTTCGACAAAAATCTTTTCTAAAGCCTCCACTTAAGGAAACAGCTGTCTGTAAATAACACATGGACAACAATTTTTCAATACATATTAGCATTGAGTGTTTATGGATTTGTGATGAAGAAATTAACTTATCTACTGGTTCCCTGACAAAACGCCAATGGAAATGGCTGCCTTTCTGTATTCTCTTTTGGCACATTTGGAGTACATCAAAGTAGATGCAGTTGTAAGTGCAATCTGGTTTCGGATAGATGTGATGGGTGTGCTTGTTGAGAAATTGTTCAACATACACAGATTGATATAAAAAGTAAGACTCTTTTGGTTTCACAATCCATCAAACAAGGAGCAGGTCATACTGACTGAGAGTTCTATCCAAGAAAATATATCTGTATTGCATTTCAAATGCTTTTACTGTGCCATTTTCATTTAAAAGGAGTGCCATTGATATGATCCAGATACATACTTGGATGGAGTTTTTGGAGTTCCTTCTGAACTCACCAAGTATCCTGCAGGTTGGGACTGTCCTTAATGTTGAGGATGccaaaaatgcaataaattctGGAGCCAAATTTCTTATGAGTCCTGCCACGGTGAAGGTATGCATATTGATTCTGCACCCTCATGCTTTTAATTTCCCACTCGAGCGTGGGAGATATTGATCTGGCAGATAATTTCATTGGtgcttcctttttccctttttaaggACATTATGGTGGATGTCAAGTGTGCTGAAGTTCTGTACATACCAGGTGTAATGACCCCAACAGAAGTAAGAGTTTGTTTTGAACGTAAACTCTACATCATTTCTAATCTACAATTTTTTAGGACTTTTCCTTTGAACTCTCAACTTATAATAATGATAGTCTTGTTGGCCACCACTGTTTCCTGGCAATGTTACCCTGGAAGATTGGgtgtttttatcatttttttttttttttggagacaTTTGAGGTTCTTTCCTCCTGAATGAGAAATTAAAACCATCAATTTGTGATTTACAGATACTGTCTGCATATGATACCGGCGCCAAAATTGTCAAGGTGAGTCTTAATGTTTCGATCGTGGGAGTGGATTAAGTCAAGGTATAATGGTAATTGTCCTGTGTCATTTACCCTGCTTCATAGAAACAGAAATAGATGTTACTCTTGCTAGGGCAACAATCATATGTTCCCACTTGACACTTGACCTTGAATGGTCTTCAGGCGTATATCAgtgcatacatatacatatacatatagatatacatatacatatacatatacatatacatatggcCTTACATATAAAAGTCTCTTGCTAAATGAAAATATGTTAAGTTACTCAAGCAGCAATCTTAGCTTGCCAAGTTGGAATAACATACTCTgtagatttcaagtttcatatctGGAGTGCTACCTCTGGTAATAATACCCATGATCTTGTGTAAACTTTTCATTAGCGGCTCTTACACTCTCTGTGTCATGCCTTGTAAATGCTATTAGTAGATTAGCAAACACTTCTTTTCTGTTGTTTCTTCACAACATGTTCTGGGATCTGATACTGTTTGGAAGTCATAAAATAGTTCATCCACAGATGTTCATTAtggtttacttttattttatctgGTGGAATAGGTTTATCCTGTCTCTGCATTAGGCGGTAGTCAGTACATTTCAGCACTCAAGAGGCCTTTTCATCACATCTCGATGGTTGCTTCTCAGGGCATAACAATAGGTTGTTACCTTTGCTTCTGTACATTAGTTCTAAGAGCCTCACTTCATTTTCTATAATTGTTTGTATTGATGATTGGAGGTGACAAAGACATTTTTTACCCTTCTGCtatcatattattaaataatgagATATCATCTCATAAAGGATTTGCATTAGTGATCCTTTGCCATCCATATTATTCTCCTTGTAGTGAAGACATTTATTGGAATGCCTTCAGACTTTTAAGATCGTTGTTTTCACTGGCACTTGCTGTTGCTTGCCTTGTGCAGCAATTTTCATTCTTGCCCTTTGAGGCTGAGATACTGAGGGGaataatatctctttgtatTGATAAACAATGAGAAATGCTGAAGAAAACAATGTGTTTTGGATGGTTATCCTGACTTGTTCAATACTTGGGTTAAGGCTTTATTTTTCAATACTCTTTACGATTGGATGTTGTCTGGACTTTTTTTACAACTTCTCAGTTTCAGGATttgttgggttttattttatttttaatttttaatttttatcttttactaTTTTTGCTTAGGTCTTTCTCTTGTTTATTGTTTGTGTACTTGAGCCATGCCTTTTTTGCTTCATCAAAGTGAAAATTCCTGCAAAAGTATCGTTTGCTTGATTTATGTTTATGTCGCCCTAGACTCGAATTCAAACTTGCGGTATACTTAGAACATGTCTTTTGAGAGACCTTAAGGAGACAGAGTGATCAGAAATTTCcattaatttttgaattttacatTCCTGTTTTCTGATTGCAGTGACATGTTTTCTTCATGCAAGACATCAATTCATCAAAATGTAGCATTAATTTCCGAGTTAAaggaacctttttttttaaccctAATCTGATACAGATTCAATCAGAGAATATATCTCCAGAGGAGCAACAGCAGTTGTTTTATCAGATGCCATATTTAATAAAGAGGCAATCATTCAAAATGATTTCGAAGAAATATATCAACTTGCAAATTTTGCAGCTTTGCAGGGCATCGAGGCTGTAGAACGGTGagtttttttgttgtttgttcaTGTTACATGGTTATGCTTTTTCTAGactattttagttttaatttggGTCTGATGTTTCTAATGCTATATAATCTGAACATGTGGAAGAACCAAAAGCTGTTTTCCCTAAGATCTTCATAACCTGTTTCAGTTTAGCATCAATGTATCGTAAATTACATTGCAGCATAAGATTACAAAGCGAAAAGAAACTAACATATACACTCTGTACCCGATGAAAGTTGTGCCACCACgatttaattctttttacttCTGCAGTGATGTTCAGATATCATAATTAGGTAATCTGCTTCTCCATCTATATTGGATTTTCTCTTGTAAGTCGTAGGTCAGACAAATTTGTGGCATTCTATTGTATACTTTGAGGCCAATCACAAGTGTGCCATTGAGGCAATCCCATATGGTAGATGACGCTGCCGTCCTTTATTTAATTGTATGACCTCTGACGACAGATTCCAATGTCATGCAGGAAAAAGAAGTGTATGCTAAACTAATTAATTCAGAAGTCCTCAGCAGTTTCCTCAGCTTGCCTATACCATGATAAAGGCATCAGAGCAACATTTGGACGGTTCTGATACAAACGCCTACTTATACAAACTAGACTCTCGGGGAAAAAGATGCAGAgtcccaattttttttaaaatttaatataagtttCTTAATCCTAAATAGCTCTCTTTACCGAATGGTTTTATTTGTACACTTGtgcaattataaattttttttttccgctATAGTTTGCCGACTGAGATGCTAAAAACTTGGTATGTTGTTTGGAGCTGTTGCATTTTTACTGCTAGGCAAGCGAGACCCAGATCATAATTTCCTTGCTAAGTTGAATTTTGACATAttttgctgatttttttttcataatcatCATTATTATTACAAATCAAGCCTTTATTGTTCTCTTATTTGCACTCCCCTTTCCCCCTACTTTGTATCCAGGCTGATTACCCTTGGATATTCTAGTCCGAAAGCTGAAACTTGAGAGCTGAATCGCTTGACTGCGATGTTTGTTGGAGGAAGAAGCATGAATTGATGATGCATGGGAGTACGACCAGAATTTTATTCAGTTTTTGGCCGGTTAAGATTCATATTAATTTGGGTTGAGAAATGCCTTTGATCATTCTTTTAATTGTCATTCTTTCGTTACTTTTAATGATGATCAAACGGATGATAAATAACACTCGTAAGTTATATTGTCTGTTGAGATTTTAAGACCACactttgagaaattttttattttactttaaactCTTACCGGTAAAGAACGAATCAAAGAATCCTCTTCAACTGGTGTACCTAACAAATTAATGAGATATCTTTGCACAGTTGCACTGCTAAAAAATACATCCACTTTCACATGTATATGCTTAATCTGTCATTGTTGAATCGATTCGATTTATGATATCATATccttaaaaataatagaaaattacacattatattttttgaacCATTAGAAGATGGCCCTAATCTAGTcggagttttgctatatacaagcacagtcgcgtactaatctgtgtaccaatactgatttattcatacttaaaatttaaattaacactgttttcaataaaatctattttttaaccaatcacatcacattagtgcacagattagtgcacaattgtgcttacaactatatttttccatctagCCAACAATAATGATATTCGACACTGTTTCTTAAAACCGTTAGTCAACTTTTAACACGCGTTCGTGAATTCCTTGCCCGTAAAGGTTCGTTTCGTTCCCAAAACTCAATTCTCGAAGGCAGACCAACTCAACACCAACACTTCATCACAGAACCCAAACGACGCAAAAGCAGCAAAGCAAAGGAAAGCAAGGGAGACAATTGGAATGGTGCCACCGGCGGTGCAGGCGAGTTCATCCCCTGCCAACCCACAACAGACCCAACAATTCCTGAGCTCTGTACTTTCCCAGCGAGGGCCCTCCGCCCTCCCTTACTTGGAGGACACCAAGTGGCTGATCCGCCAGCACCTGCTCTCTCTTTCCTCCTCCTACCCTTCCCTCGAACCCAAAACTGCTACCTTCACCCATAACGACGGCCGTTCTATCCACCTTCTCCAGGCCGACGGCACCATCCCCATGTCTTTCCAGGGTCTCACCTACAACATCCCCGTCATTCTCTGGCTCATGGAGTCCTACCCCCGCCAACCTCCCTGCGTCTACGTCAACCCCACCCGCGACATGGTCATCAAGCGCCCCCACCCTTTCGTCAGCCCCTCCGGCCTCGTCTCCGTTCCTTGCCTCGAGAACTGGATCTACCCCAGCTCCAATCTTGTCGACCTCGTTCGTAGTCTCAGCCTCTACTTCGGCAGTGACCCACCTCTCTATTCCCAACGCcgccctaaccctaaccctaaccctaatccTAATCCCAATTTTACTCCTCCCTCTCTTCATCCTCCCAGCGGAACGGCTTCCAGTTTGGGGTACGCCCGCCCCTCTATTCAAACGAGACCGTACCCGCCGTCTCCGTATGGTGTTCAAACAGAGGATTCTTCGGAGGCATATAGGAGGAGCGCCGTGAACAAACTGGTGGAGTTGGTGCACGGGGATTTGACGACTATGAGGAAGGCGCGCGAGGCGGATATGGAAGGGCTTTTCAACGCACAGGCGATGCTGTGGCACCGGGACGAGCAGCTGAAGAAGGGCCTCAACGAGATGTACGAAGAGAAGGAAGGACTGGAGCAGCAATTGCAGATGATGCTGATGAACACCGACGTGTTGGAGGCGTGGTTGAGGGAGAACGAAACGAAGCTGAGGAGTCTCCGCCAGAATGTTGACGTGGACGACGCATTCGAGATCATTGACGTGCCATCCAAACAAATGCTCGAGTGCGCGGCCTCCGATTTGGCAATCGAGGACGTGGTGTACTCCTTGGACAAGGCTGTGCAGGAGGGCGCGATACCATTCGATCAGTACCTGAGGAATGTGCGGCTCTTGTCACGCGAGCAGTTCTTTCACCGCGCCACTGCGGCAAAAGTGCGGGCCACGCAGATGCAGGCTCAGGTTGCCAATATGGCCGCCCGGATTTCTCACTTCGGCGGTGACACTGAGGCGCTCCGAGCCCGAGCTTCATAGGCCTGATTGATTACTTATTATACCCAATCATATAGTTGAAGGTCAGAGTTTCCTGTGCAAATTTTTCAATGGTATacgtttataattttttttggcttttctttttctttttcatggaTTTTAGATCGTTCTGTAATGATTTGTGTCTACAGGGTAAAGAAATACGTGAGTTTATGTTCTGATTGAATAAATATATGGGTtaagttcaaattttttatcCTACCTTTACAAGCGATTTTAGAGATGCAGTCACTTTACTCATTTTTGTGCCTTTTATGGGCTTAATCATGCGATTTATTGGTTTAGTTCATTCGAATGCTGTGTATGGAGGAAACGTGTTGTCAGGCATAATACGTTTGATTTGATAAAGGCAAGCAATCTCGAACATGATATGGCTCTCTACTTCTATCCAATGGATGGACTGTTTGACACGTGTGTAAGAGAATGTCCTGAGAAGTTTTGTTGTAAGTTGGTGAAAGGCTTACAACCAGTACATAAACTTCATTGCTTTTCACATCATAGGATTAAGAGTTTTGAGGATTTGCCGTTGCATTTAGGTTTTTCAGTTTATTGTGGAGAGAGTGAATGTTGCTAATGCTTTTTCCTTAAGCAGAGAAATAGGCCAGTTCATTATATGCATTTTCTTACAAATGAGTACTCTGATGTATATTCTGATATCCATATTCCAGAAGAAAAGGATGGTAATCTTTTACTCCTTCACATCCTCTGAATCAGAATTATTTTGGTAATCTTTTACTCCTTCATATCCTCTGAATCagaattattttatctgttgaATCTTGGAGTGCATGCAGGTCTAACTTTTCAATAAACTTTGTTATGAATCCTGTGTAACTACTTGACCGTCATCTAGAAGGCTACACCTTTCAACCTATCTTGCTTCTATTGGGTCTGTGTTCTTTTTGCTAAGA is a window from the Carya illinoinensis cultivar Pawnee chromosome 14, C.illinoinensisPawnee_v1, whole genome shotgun sequence genome containing:
- the LOC122294660 gene encoding putative KHG/KDPG aldolase isoform X5, with translation MAVTSLGICARTSSASLSLLSSLPRSPLRVSCYSPQLSPSPIDKTLTQIQNSGVIACLRANSAEQALKAARAALSGGISVLEIVMSTPGVFEVLQQLVQENPNPALGVGTVLNVEDAKNAINSGAKFLMSPATVKDIMVDVKCAEVLYIPGVMTPTEILSAYDTGAKIVKVYPVSALGGSQYISALKRPFHHISMVASQGITIDSIREYISRGATAVVLSDAIFNKEAIIQNDFEEIYQLANFAALQGIEAVERLITLGYSSPKAET
- the LOC122294660 gene encoding uncharacterized protein LOC122294660 isoform X6 → MAVTSLGICARTSSASLSLLSSLPRSPLRVSCYSPQLSPSPIDKTLTQIQNSGVIACLRANSAEQALKAARAALSGGISVLEIVMSTPGVFEVVLELYIFNFSNWLRQSVYVLLFSFAQVLQQLVQENPNPALGIHTWMEFLEFLLNSPSILQVGTVLNVEDAKNAINSGAKFLMSPATVKDIMVDVKCAEVLYIPGVMTPTEILSAYDTGAKIVKIQSENISPEEQQQLFYQMPYLIKRQSFKMISKKYINLQILQLCRASRL
- the LOC122294660 gene encoding KHG/KDPG aldolase-like isoform X2, with the translated sequence MAVTSLGICARTSSASLSLLSSLPRSPLRVSCYSPQLSPSPIDKTLTQIQNSGVIACLRANSAEQALKAARAALSGGISVLEIVMSTPGVFEVVLELYIFNFSNWLRQSVYVLLFSFAQVLQQLVQENPNPALGIHTWMEFLEFLLNSPSILQVGTVLNVEDAKNAINSGAKFLMSPATVKDIMVDVKCAEVLYIPGVMTPTEILSAYDTGAKIVKVYPVSALGGSQYISALKRPFHHISMVASQGITIDSIREYISRGATAVVLSDAIFNKEAIIQNDFEEIYQLANFAALQGIEAVERKKKCMLN
- the LOC122294660 gene encoding putative KHG/KDPG aldolase isoform X3; protein product: MAVTSLGICARTSSASLSLLSSLPRSPLRVSCYSPQLSPSPIDKTLTQIQNSGVIACLRANSAEQALKAARAALSGGISVLEIVMSTPGVFEVVLELYIFNFSNWLRQSVYVLLFSFAQVLQQLVQENPNPALGVGTVLNVEDAKNAINSGAKFLMSPATVKDIMVDVKCAEVLYIPGVMTPTEILSAYDTGAKIVKVYPVSALGGSQYISALKRPFHHISMVASQGITIDSIREYISRGATAVVLSDAIFNKEAIIQNDFEEIYQLANFAALQGIEAVERLITLGYSSPKAET
- the LOC122294660 gene encoding putative KHG/KDPG aldolase isoform X4; translated protein: MAVTSLGICARTSSASLSLLSSLPRSPLRVSCYSPQLSPSPIDKTLTQIQNSGVIACLRANSAEQALKAARAALSGGISVLEIVMSTPGVFEVLQQLVQENPNPALGIHTWMEFLEFLLNSPSILQVGTVLNVEDAKNAINSGAKFLMSPATVKDIMVDVKCAEVLYIPGVMTPTEILSAYDTGAKIVKVYPVSALGGSQYISALKRPFHHISMVASQGITIDSIREYISRGATAVVLSDAIFNKEAIIQNDFEEIYQLANFAALQGIEAVERLITLGYSSPKAET
- the LOC122294660 gene encoding putative KHG/KDPG aldolase isoform X8 is translated as MSTPGVFEVVLELYIFNFSNWLRQSVYVLLFSFAQVLQQLVQENPNPALGIHTWMEFLEFLLNSPSILQVGTVLNVEDAKNAINSGAKFLMSPATVKDIMVDVKCAEVLYIPGVMTPTEILSAYDTGAKIVKVYPVSALGGSQYISALKRPFHHISMVASQGITIDSIREYISRGATAVVLSDAIFNKEAIIQNDFEEIYQLANFAALQGIEAVERLITLGYSSPKAET
- the LOC122294660 gene encoding putative KHG/KDPG aldolase isoform X7, whose protein sequence is MFTCAEQALKAARAALSGGISVLEIVMSTPGVFEVVLELYIFNFSNWLRQSVYVLLFSFAQVLQQLVQENPNPALGIHTWMEFLEFLLNSPSILQVGTVLNVEDAKNAINSGAKFLMSPATVKDIMVDVKCAEVLYIPGVMTPTEILSAYDTGAKIVKVYPVSALGGSQYISALKRPFHHISMVASQGITIDSIREYISRGATAVVLSDAIFNKEAIIQNDFEEIYQLANFAALQGIEAVERLITLGYSSPKAET
- the LOC122294660 gene encoding KHG/KDPG aldolase-like isoform X1, with amino-acid sequence MAVTSLGICARTSSASLSLLSSLPRSPLRVSCYSPQLSPSPIDKTLTQIQNSGVIACLRANSAEQALKAARAALSGGISVLEIVMSTPGVFEVVLELYIFNFSNWLRQSVYVLLFSFAQVLQQLVQENPNPALGIHTWMEFLEFLLNSPSILQVGTVLNVEDAKNAINSGAKFLMSPATVKDIMVDVKCAEVLYIPGVMTPTEILSAYDTGAKIVKVYPVSALGGSQYISALKRPFHHISMVASQGITIDSIREYISRGATAVVLSDAIFNKEAIIQNDFEEIYQLANFAALQGIEAVERLITLGYSSPKAET
- the LOC122294659 gene encoding protein ELC-like, with amino-acid sequence MVPPAVQASSSPANPQQTQQFLSSVLSQRGPSALPYLEDTKWLIRQHLLSLSSSYPSLEPKTATFTHNDGRSIHLLQADGTIPMSFQGLTYNIPVILWLMESYPRQPPCVYVNPTRDMVIKRPHPFVSPSGLVSVPCLENWIYPSSNLVDLVRSLSLYFGSDPPLYSQRRPNPNPNPNPNPNFTPPSLHPPSGTASSLGYARPSIQTRPYPPSPYGVQTEDSSEAYRRSAVNKLVELVHGDLTTMRKAREADMEGLFNAQAMLWHRDEQLKKGLNEMYEEKEGLEQQLQMMLMNTDVLEAWLRENETKLRSLRQNVDVDDAFEIIDVPSKQMLECAASDLAIEDVVYSLDKAVQEGAIPFDQYLRNVRLLSREQFFHRATAAKVRATQMQAQVANMAARISHFGGDTEALRARAS